The Lentisphaera araneosa HTCC2155 genome has a window encoding:
- a CDS encoding sulfatase-like hydrolase/transferase, with protein sequence MQKITFAFFAIFCFGFFQSARGQEPRAIILFTVENFGIGDLDQDRILLPNLSELKDQSARYTSFYSTSARRQTAFLSMYTGQDSGQLALRHKSKTLPTLPEATLTLAGELKKLGYQTNFVGTWPYGANENYTPVKMGFEFFSGQLSQSPSQDHRFPKSVLISNELIELENPDIPAHYTFPPGTDIDNPSSYKAFRGQTYAPELLHETTLNFIQKKLEDKNKFFLHYAHTGLQPGLNAKEDDYKNFLGKIPDIPYSGQKGFLPLYAPRANQLALMQEIDRHLGEIVTLLKSQEIFEQTLFIFTSPNALSDAGGRDINFFNSLQEQRGMRGTYYEGGLLVPFLAHWPKILTPKSKNEDLSSQASIFNSILSIAKNENKPVFLPKNELYWEDQSYRAIRKGPLKLIQKQSLLTPSSLQLFDLSTDPKEEKNIAEEKAEEAKALLQSADARHTVHPNAPSLFDPKVEAPAAE encoded by the coding sequence ATGCAAAAAATCACTTTTGCGTTCTTCGCAATCTTTTGTTTTGGTTTTTTCCAATCCGCTCGGGGGCAAGAACCCCGAGCGATCATCTTATTTACCGTCGAAAATTTCGGAATTGGTGATCTCGACCAAGATCGCATTCTTCTCCCGAACCTCTCTGAACTTAAAGATCAGTCTGCTCGTTACACATCTTTCTATTCCACTTCAGCGCGACGCCAAACGGCTTTCCTCTCCATGTACACAGGTCAGGATAGCGGCCAACTTGCCCTACGACATAAAAGCAAAACTCTCCCTACACTTCCCGAAGCGACCCTCACTCTAGCTGGCGAGCTCAAAAAACTGGGTTATCAAACTAATTTTGTCGGCACTTGGCCCTATGGCGCTAACGAGAATTATACACCTGTTAAAATGGGCTTCGAATTTTTTAGTGGCCAATTGAGTCAGAGTCCCTCACAAGATCACCGCTTCCCAAAATCTGTGCTGATTTCCAATGAACTCATTGAGCTCGAAAACCCCGACATCCCCGCCCACTACACTTTCCCTCCTGGCACCGATATTGATAATCCCAGTTCTTATAAGGCGTTTAGAGGCCAAACTTATGCGCCCGAACTCTTACACGAGACCACCCTCAATTTCATCCAGAAAAAACTAGAAGACAAGAACAAGTTCTTCCTACACTATGCCCATACAGGGCTTCAGCCCGGACTCAATGCTAAGGAAGATGACTACAAAAACTTCCTCGGCAAGATCCCCGACATTCCCTACTCAGGCCAGAAAGGCTTTTTGCCCCTGTACGCACCTCGCGCCAATCAACTCGCACTGATGCAAGAAATCGACCGTCACTTAGGTGAAATTGTTACCTTGCTCAAAAGCCAAGAAATCTTTGAGCAAACACTCTTTATTTTTACTTCCCCCAACGCTCTTTCTGATGCCGGTGGACGCGACATCAACTTTTTTAATTCTCTTCAAGAACAACGGGGCATGAGAGGCACGTACTACGAAGGTGGTTTACTTGTCCCTTTTTTAGCGCACTGGCCAAAAATTTTGACTCCAAAAAGTAAGAATGAAGACCTCAGTTCTCAAGCTAGTATTTTCAATAGCATTCTCTCCATTGCAAAAAATGAAAACAAGCCCGTATTCCTTCCCAAAAATGAACTTTATTGGGAAGACCAAAGCTATCGCGCTATTCGCAAAGGTCCTTTGAAACTCATTCAAAAACAATCTTTGCTAACCCCCTCTTCCCTACAACTTTTTGATCTAAGTACTGATCCAAAAGAAGAAAAAAATATTGCCGAAGAAAAAGCAGAAGAAGCCAAAGCTTTACTCCAGTCTGCCGATGCCCGACACACAGTACATCCAAATGCCCCCTCGCTCTTCGACCCTAAAGTCGAAGCTCCTGCAGCGGAATAA
- a CDS encoding C4-type zinc ribbon domain-containing protein translates to MTRGPYTTLLKIQELELVLKESQALHGEEKEAQELSEKIDALKSDVPERTLKHFDRFRKNGVGITKEVDGRCRACNMVIPQGTLNRMNSGKEEPVCPTCQVYLYLSVYNWEN, encoded by the coding sequence ATGACCCGTGGTCCATATACAACACTTTTAAAAATTCAAGAACTTGAATTGGTTCTCAAAGAGAGTCAAGCCTTGCATGGAGAGGAAAAAGAAGCTCAGGAATTATCTGAGAAAATTGACGCTCTAAAAAGTGATGTGCCTGAGCGTACATTAAAGCATTTTGATCGCTTTAGAAAAAATGGTGTGGGTATAACAAAAGAAGTGGACGGTCGTTGTAGAGCATGCAATATGGTAATTCCTCAGGGGACACTTAATCGCATGAATTCAGGTAAAGAAGAACCCGTGTGCCCCACTTGCCAAGTCTATCTTTATTTAAGCGTGTATAACTGGGAAAACTAA
- the purD gene encoding phosphoribosylamine--glycine ligase, whose amino-acid sequence MKVLVIGGGGREHAIAWKMTQDPEVTKVYCAPGNPGMKDIECIDISDHNELANFAKENDIALTMVGPEVPLCEGIVNIFRDKGLDVFGPDKDAAQLEGSKTYANIFMDKYEIPTAASGTFDNEADALTYLEAQGAPIVIKADGLAAGKGVTVADTMEQAVAAVKDCFDGAFGSAGARVVIEECLVGEEASIFAFLDGETIKFVASAQDHKRAYEGDKGPNTGGMGTYSPAPVVDAEMEQFIKDEVLTKFLKGVQAEGLDFRGIVFIGLMIDEDGPKVLEFNVRFGDPETQSVLIRMESSLADALLKTAQGKLAEVDMKFSDDQALCVVMASGGYPASYEKGHEITGIEAAEENGAMVFHAGTSLKDGKLVNTGGRVLGITARAADIVTAREKAYEATKKISWKDAFYRNDIAWRALERLK is encoded by the coding sequence ATGAAAGTTTTAGTAATTGGCGGCGGTGGTCGCGAACACGCTATTGCATGGAAAATGACTCAGGACCCAGAAGTCACTAAAGTCTACTGCGCACCTGGCAATCCAGGCATGAAAGACATCGAATGCATCGACATTTCAGATCACAACGAACTTGCGAACTTCGCAAAAGAAAATGATATCGCCCTCACAATGGTCGGCCCCGAGGTACCCCTCTGCGAAGGCATCGTCAATATTTTCCGCGACAAAGGTCTTGACGTTTTTGGTCCAGACAAAGACGCAGCTCAACTCGAAGGTTCAAAAACTTACGCCAATATTTTTATGGATAAGTACGAGATCCCAACGGCAGCTAGCGGCACTTTCGACAACGAAGCCGACGCACTTACTTACCTCGAAGCGCAAGGCGCTCCGATTGTGATTAAAGCTGATGGCCTTGCTGCTGGTAAAGGCGTGACGGTTGCCGACACAATGGAACAAGCTGTTGCGGCTGTGAAAGATTGCTTCGATGGCGCATTTGGCTCTGCTGGTGCTCGCGTTGTTATTGAAGAATGTCTCGTCGGTGAAGAAGCTTCAATCTTTGCTTTCCTCGATGGTGAAACGATTAAATTTGTGGCTTCTGCACAAGACCACAAGCGTGCTTACGAAGGCGACAAAGGTCCAAACACTGGCGGCATGGGTACTTATTCTCCGGCACCAGTTGTTGATGCCGAAATGGAACAGTTCATCAAAGACGAAGTCCTCACGAAATTCCTCAAAGGTGTTCAAGCAGAAGGCCTCGACTTCCGTGGCATCGTTTTCATCGGTCTCATGATTGACGAAGATGGCCCTAAGGTTCTCGAGTTCAATGTACGTTTCGGCGATCCCGAAACACAATCTGTGCTTATCCGCATGGAAAGCAGCCTCGCTGACGCCCTACTCAAAACAGCTCAAGGCAAACTCGCTGAAGTTGATATGAAATTCTCTGACGATCAAGCACTTTGTGTGGTAATGGCTTCTGGTGGTTACCCTGCTTCTTATGAGAAAGGTCACGAAATCACTGGTATCGAAGCCGCTGAAGAAAACGGCGCTATGGTTTTCCACGCTGGTACATCTTTAAAAGATGGCAAGCTCGTCAATACTGGCGGTCGTGTTCTCGGTATCACAGCTCGTGCTGCTGATATTGTCACAGCTCGTGAAAAAGCTTATGAAGCGACAAAGAAAATTAGTTGGAAAGACGCTTTCTACCGCAATGATATTGCTTGGCGCGCACTCGAACGCCTCAAGTAA
- a CDS encoding DUF349 domain-containing protein: protein MGIFDFLRKKESVITPSQSHHSVAEKMSDVEFILESLAKQEDELAVRNAINSYTDKDSLKTISEKSTDLAKKLAKQRLKELTFDDLIKGRQTECDADFLGDLTDKERLKLIRACHGEPWAEQSLALISDQENLKHAACVENAKLGRLAVERLEAKTELEYVAQHALIGNVRNYAKRHLREKFPDKVEAVKDNFDHSTHKAKNVIKSLHAMEMLGKWEDLESEFEANCKTWEQLAVSDEELCKQFDKHYQACSAGLEVWRQENAARLEQEKAQQEAVSQREVLIAKLAEEIESFEVLDALQEEWNALTDLDDSELNKEWKHQWNEAAKQVTMALQKLAQAEKDKEHAGQNIEAVMGKLQDWYESKKVLPSKLHHLKEEWKKIAAYASHEATDSYNKVLNDYQVFCDQAAEAETEQRARIDELIKRIEEMDEASKSNTDRVKSARKEVLELSKNLSDKRTISDVLRKAEDRYYKLVEESHEGDAFLEMDNESKVEDLFDQAREWLSLPADGKLFNKLKDFRQQWQALRPLPKSRFAKIKTEFETLADATFAKWKEFNEEEDKRRDANLEVKKTLIEELNETLKEWTNMSETMKKVKDLQKRWKESGPVRREYADQVWQEFNGKSQAFYDEAHKIMEKAEETKTQLLEQATQLAENLDKATNARQTVLDLRTKWKEIGFAGYKAEKALWDKFNTSCNAVFEVVNAQKNRLHEGLDKADAERKAFIDQAFELAKELSEKEGVRSAESFVHFNRITLSDFNRGHRKEDDKLYAMIDEKLADFKGQKYEEADDKYVQLLKDVLAGNCEFSVDLKQFSPAEKRVNRINRACQEMEKLSRQPVQYEEEADFDLKNAIKGLAFAMTASSADDEEKLPPVNSKRAKQLLWTNSLRLFVELQAESEENQSKYAERFLKAVEVFTEAAQAKE, encoded by the coding sequence ATGGGGATTTTTGATTTTTTACGCAAGAAAGAGAGCGTTATCACGCCGAGTCAATCACATCATTCCGTCGCGGAAAAAATGTCGGATGTTGAATTTATTTTAGAGAGCTTAGCTAAGCAAGAAGATGAGCTTGCCGTGCGCAATGCAATCAACTCTTACACCGATAAAGATAGTTTAAAAACCATTTCTGAGAAGTCCACAGATTTAGCCAAAAAGCTTGCGAAGCAAAGATTAAAAGAACTCACTTTTGATGACCTGATCAAAGGTCGTCAGACAGAATGTGATGCGGACTTTTTAGGCGATTTGACTGATAAAGAAAGATTGAAACTCATTCGTGCTTGTCATGGTGAACCTTGGGCAGAGCAATCTCTGGCTTTAATTTCCGATCAAGAAAACCTCAAGCACGCTGCTTGTGTTGAAAACGCCAAGCTCGGCCGCTTGGCTGTAGAGCGCTTAGAAGCTAAAACTGAGCTCGAGTATGTAGCGCAGCATGCGCTGATTGGTAATGTTCGCAACTATGCCAAACGTCATTTAAGAGAAAAGTTCCCCGATAAAGTTGAGGCAGTTAAAGATAATTTCGATCATTCGACGCATAAAGCCAAGAATGTGATCAAATCTCTTCATGCGATGGAGATGTTGGGTAAATGGGAAGATTTGGAAAGTGAATTTGAAGCAAACTGCAAAACTTGGGAACAGCTCGCAGTATCTGATGAAGAGTTATGTAAACAATTCGACAAACATTATCAGGCATGTTCAGCAGGCTTAGAAGTTTGGCGCCAAGAAAATGCGGCGAGACTTGAGCAAGAAAAAGCTCAGCAAGAGGCTGTATCGCAACGCGAAGTACTTATTGCGAAACTCGCAGAAGAGATTGAGAGCTTTGAGGTCTTGGATGCTCTTCAAGAAGAGTGGAATGCCCTCACTGATTTAGATGATTCTGAGCTCAATAAGGAGTGGAAGCATCAATGGAATGAAGCCGCTAAGCAAGTAACAATGGCTTTACAGAAATTAGCTCAAGCAGAGAAAGATAAAGAGCATGCGGGTCAAAATATCGAAGCTGTGATGGGTAAGTTACAGGATTGGTATGAATCGAAAAAAGTTCTTCCATCAAAGCTTCATCACCTCAAGGAGGAATGGAAAAAGATTGCGGCTTACGCAAGTCATGAAGCTACCGATAGCTATAACAAAGTTTTAAATGATTATCAGGTTTTTTGTGATCAGGCGGCCGAAGCTGAAACTGAGCAGCGAGCTCGAATTGATGAGTTGATTAAACGTATCGAAGAAATGGATGAGGCGTCTAAATCTAATACGGATCGCGTCAAATCCGCACGTAAAGAAGTCTTGGAATTGAGTAAGAACTTAAGTGATAAAAGAACAATTTCCGATGTCTTGCGCAAAGCTGAAGATAGGTATTACAAACTCGTCGAAGAGTCGCACGAGGGTGATGCATTTTTAGAGATGGATAACGAGAGTAAGGTTGAAGATTTATTTGATCAAGCTCGTGAATGGTTAAGTCTTCCAGCAGATGGTAAGCTTTTTAATAAGTTAAAAGATTTCCGTCAGCAATGGCAAGCCCTACGTCCTTTGCCCAAGAGCCGCTTCGCAAAAATCAAAACTGAATTCGAAACTTTAGCTGATGCGACTTTCGCAAAATGGAAAGAGTTTAACGAAGAAGAAGACAAGCGTCGCGATGCAAATCTCGAAGTAAAAAAGACTTTGATTGAAGAGCTCAATGAAACTCTTAAAGAGTGGACAAATATGAGCGAAACGATGAAGAAGGTCAAAGATCTACAGAAGCGTTGGAAGGAATCAGGTCCGGTTCGCCGTGAGTATGCCGATCAAGTTTGGCAAGAGTTTAATGGCAAGAGTCAGGCGTTTTATGATGAAGCGCATAAAATCATGGAGAAAGCTGAAGAAACTAAGACTCAGCTCCTCGAGCAAGCGACTCAACTCGCAGAGAATTTAGATAAAGCGACGAATGCGCGTCAAACGGTTCTCGATTTACGCACTAAATGGAAAGAAATCGGATTTGCGGGTTATAAGGCCGAGAAGGCTTTATGGGATAAGTTTAATACTTCCTGCAACGCCGTGTTTGAAGTGGTGAATGCTCAGAAAAATCGTTTGCACGAAGGTTTAGATAAAGCGGATGCGGAACGCAAAGCTTTTATTGATCAGGCTTTTGAATTAGCGAAGGAACTCAGTGAAAAAGAGGGCGTTCGTTCAGCTGAATCATTCGTTCATTTTAATCGTATAACTTTATCGGACTTCAATCGCGGCCATCGCAAAGAAGACGATAAACTCTATGCCATGATCGATGAGAAATTAGCCGACTTCAAAGGTCAAAAATATGAAGAAGCGGATGATAAGTATGTGCAGCTCCTCAAAGATGTTTTAGCGGGGAATTGTGAGTTCTCAGTTGACCTTAAACAATTTAGCCCTGCAGAGAAGCGCGTTAATCGCATTAACCGTGCTTGCCAGGAGATGGAAAAACTTTCTCGCCAGCCAGTTCAGTACGAAGAAGAAGCGGACTTTGATTTAAAGAATGCGATCAAAGGCTTGGCATTTGCGATGACTGCAAGCTCGGCTGATGATGAAGAGAAACTTCCACCAGTGAACTCAAAACGTGCCAAACAACTGCTTTGGACCAATAGTCTGCGTCTCTTTGTTGAGCTTCAAGCAGAATCGGAAGAGAATCAGAGCAAGTACGCCGAACGCTTTTTGAAAGCAGTCGAAGTATTTACTGAGGCAGCGCAAGCTAAAGAGTAG
- the cysS gene encoding cysteine--tRNA ligase has protein sequence MRKLSFHNTMSREAEPFTPINEGEARLYTCGPTVYNYAHIGNFRAYVFEDLLRRVLKLNDYKVTQVMNLTDVDDKTIRDSQKAGMSLNDFTAIYKKAFFEDLEKLNVEPAEHYPAATDHIPQMIDMIQTLVDKGYAYLADDKCVYYSIDKFEHYGCLAKIDRDNQMSGTRVKTDEYEKESVSDFALWKAWDKADGDVKWDSPWGEGRPGWHIECSAMAKATLGDHFDMHTGGVDNMFPHHEDEIAQSEAANGCKYVNYWMHCAHLRINNAKMSKSLGNFYTLAQLTEKGWAGAEVRYMLLATHYRAGLNFVVETGAEKSESLSNARAAITRLQNFIERIKDKADGELSSELSELCAKAQDEFLDSLNDDLNISGALGKMFDFIREGNRILDSNETVNQEALLNTLKYFNRILDVMKFDLDNDVPAEILALAEERQQARADKNWGRSDEIRDQLKAQGWVIEDTPAGPKVKKG, from the coding sequence ATGAGAAAACTTTCCTTCCATAACACCATGTCTCGTGAAGCCGAGCCATTCACTCCCATCAATGAGGGTGAAGCTAGGCTCTACACATGTGGCCCTACTGTTTACAACTATGCTCATATTGGCAATTTCCGTGCCTATGTTTTCGAAGACCTTTTGCGTCGAGTTCTCAAGCTCAACGATTATAAAGTCACTCAAGTCATGAACTTAACTGACGTCGATGACAAAACGATTCGCGACTCTCAGAAAGCTGGCATGAGTCTTAATGACTTCACTGCGATCTACAAAAAAGCTTTTTTCGAAGACTTAGAAAAACTCAACGTCGAACCTGCGGAACACTACCCCGCGGCTACGGATCACATCCCTCAGATGATTGATATGATCCAGACTCTCGTCGACAAGGGCTACGCTTACTTAGCTGATGACAAATGCGTCTACTACTCAATCGATAAGTTCGAACACTATGGCTGCCTCGCAAAAATTGACCGTGACAATCAAATGTCTGGTACTCGAGTCAAAACAGATGAGTACGAAAAAGAGTCCGTCTCTGACTTCGCTCTCTGGAAAGCTTGGGATAAAGCTGATGGTGACGTCAAATGGGATAGCCCTTGGGGCGAAGGCCGTCCAGGCTGGCACATTGAATGCTCGGCCATGGCCAAAGCAACTCTCGGCGATCACTTCGACATGCACACGGGTGGCGTTGACAATATGTTCCCTCACCACGAAGATGAAATCGCTCAGAGTGAAGCTGCTAATGGTTGCAAATATGTGAATTACTGGATGCACTGTGCACATTTGCGTATCAACAATGCAAAAATGTCAAAATCTCTCGGCAACTTCTACACCCTCGCTCAACTCACGGAAAAAGGTTGGGCTGGAGCAGAAGTTCGTTATATGCTTTTAGCCACTCATTACCGCGCTGGTTTAAACTTTGTTGTGGAAACTGGAGCTGAGAAATCTGAGAGCTTAAGCAATGCGAGAGCCGCAATCACCCGTTTGCAGAACTTTATCGAGCGCATCAAGGACAAAGCCGATGGTGAACTCAGCTCTGAACTCTCGGAACTCTGTGCTAAAGCACAAGATGAATTCCTCGATTCACTCAATGACGACCTCAATATCTCAGGTGCACTCGGTAAAATGTTTGACTTCATCCGCGAAGGCAACCGCATCCTCGATTCTAATGAAACTGTGAATCAAGAGGCTTTACTCAACACCCTCAAATATTTCAACCGTATTCTCGATGTCATGAAATTTGACCTTGACAATGATGTTCCCGCCGAGATTTTAGCTCTCGCAGAAGAACGCCAACAAGCACGCGCCGACAAAAACTGGGGCCGCTCCGACGAGATACGCGATCAGTTAAAAGCTCAAGGATGGGTCATCGAAGACACTCCCGCTGGGCCAAAAGTTAAAAAAGGATAA
- a CDS encoding DEAD/DEAH box helicase — MASDTPANDDLPWAKDWPGIQGFSSSFPRSFPSMIRRLGPAALKITLFKAEAKLISLTIAGRYVCRWSWIDEQWKQSCTCQPGKSFCLHSYILVNQVDKLLGKKFQVPDFRKKVSASPRPAQNRYQATLPQSNAERPSSPTPVKFEKWKLTVEIERNYSDSQAAIRFYQDFDNDRKLCVMQNLYNFSAQCYNKRGIASELETLDARFLGWLFDQVKPYRIYRSQEKLLKITRKKLDEWLNTWKEFPGRFIDRLTGDAVLTHCEFRAFIEPEINDKKVRLHCLIGPNREQAKTFHHYVGKFKDRETLALGGGNIPFRCHVPMKVLLHCFKSSKVPTIPLDQACKFLPELLQGHTEVLSGEFVSQQGQEEAPLKARLEQQRIIITQEISSTKLQLKNGKFIVKGKLPNSHFPELKNKLKGENINADEFSILLNQNKLEQFLDAWPLSAQLDRSLQKLREPQSIQKQFSIIDNSDGSQRLEVHWNISGQSISSRDLEHAAQSSGSFFRSSNGDWFNLDKEHLNSHTQLLEEYGISPAGSPRIHPLNIAQLPLDDLPVSPNSKDALQSIIQRYQSSEAPPAKVNCELRKYQVEGYQFLSSLAQNQCGALLADDMGLGKTVQTLASMSHSQAANLIVCPSSLLDNWQKEAQKFTPHLETHIIRGNLDKRGEVYENFEQKKGLFIISYSLVRNDLNTLKKLKFEHIVLDEAQQIKNSESQVSRAVRQLKSKRRIALSGTPIENSADDLWSIMEFLNPGLNGSKEDFRLLCQGDSASLVIKRLKPFMLRRTKKMAAPELPPKTFIPLDIPMSEVQIDLYQREMRQARQSLKAGNAMNVLASLTRLRQLSCHSAFGCPEEYRPDPDLPLAQRSPKAAAFIEKAKDLMAEGHSCLFFSQFTGILKEIEKELHNEHIKTHMITGETPSQKRSKIVDEFSESPDASVFLLSLKAAGTGLNLTRASYVFIFDPWWNPAAENQAIDRSHRIGQDNPVIIYRMISADSVEEKVAALQAEKQKLFDEIIEQDEFKASSKLQMSDLASLLN, encoded by the coding sequence ATGGCTTCTGATACCCCGGCAAACGACGACCTCCCATGGGCCAAAGACTGGCCCGGCATCCAAGGATTCTCCTCTTCTTTCCCCCGCTCTTTCCCTTCAATGATCAGACGCTTAGGGCCCGCAGCCCTCAAGATCACCCTCTTTAAAGCTGAAGCCAAGCTCATTAGCCTTACTATTGCAGGGCGCTACGTTTGTCGTTGGTCATGGATTGATGAGCAATGGAAGCAATCCTGTACTTGCCAACCCGGAAAATCTTTTTGTCTCCACTCCTACATCCTCGTTAATCAAGTAGACAAATTACTCGGCAAGAAGTTCCAAGTTCCCGATTTCCGTAAAAAAGTTTCTGCCTCACCGCGGCCAGCGCAAAATCGCTACCAAGCCACGCTCCCCCAATCTAATGCGGAACGTCCTAGCTCTCCCACTCCTGTAAAATTTGAAAAGTGGAAACTCACGGTTGAGATCGAAAGAAACTACAGTGACTCTCAGGCGGCTATTCGCTTTTACCAAGATTTTGACAACGATCGCAAACTCTGCGTCATGCAAAATCTCTATAACTTTTCAGCTCAATGCTACAACAAGCGCGGCATCGCTTCCGAACTCGAAACCCTCGATGCACGTTTCTTAGGCTGGCTCTTTGACCAAGTTAAACCCTACCGCATTTACAGAAGCCAAGAAAAACTCCTTAAAATCACGCGTAAAAAACTCGATGAATGGCTGAACACTTGGAAGGAGTTTCCCGGACGTTTCATTGACCGCCTCACGGGCGATGCGGTTTTAACACATTGCGAATTCCGCGCTTTTATCGAACCTGAAATCAACGACAAAAAAGTTCGTCTTCACTGCCTCATTGGCCCCAACCGCGAACAGGCCAAGACTTTCCATCACTACGTCGGCAAATTCAAAGATCGCGAAACTTTAGCGCTTGGCGGTGGCAATATTCCTTTCCGTTGTCACGTGCCAATGAAAGTCCTGCTCCATTGTTTTAAGAGTTCAAAAGTCCCCACGATCCCCCTTGACCAAGCCTGTAAATTCCTCCCTGAACTTCTCCAGGGTCATACAGAAGTTTTATCTGGGGAATTTGTCAGTCAACAAGGCCAAGAAGAAGCCCCTCTCAAAGCTCGACTCGAGCAACAACGCATCATTATCACACAAGAGATCAGTTCCACGAAACTTCAGCTGAAAAACGGTAAATTCATCGTCAAAGGCAAACTCCCCAATAGCCATTTTCCCGAGCTCAAAAACAAGCTCAAGGGAGAAAATATCAACGCCGACGAATTCTCTATCTTACTCAATCAAAATAAGCTCGAACAATTTCTCGATGCCTGGCCGCTTTCTGCTCAACTCGATCGCTCCTTACAAAAATTGCGAGAACCGCAAAGTATCCAAAAACAGTTCTCAATCATTGATAATAGCGATGGTAGCCAGAGACTTGAAGTTCACTGGAATATTTCAGGACAAAGCATCAGTTCACGCGACCTCGAACACGCGGCCCAAAGTTCTGGTTCTTTCTTTCGTAGTTCGAACGGCGATTGGTTCAACCTCGATAAAGAACATTTAAATTCTCACACACAATTACTCGAAGAATACGGCATTTCCCCCGCAGGAAGCCCACGCATTCATCCACTCAATATTGCTCAGCTCCCGCTCGATGACTTACCCGTAAGCCCCAACTCAAAAGATGCTCTCCAGAGTATTATCCAAAGGTATCAGAGCTCTGAAGCGCCCCCCGCAAAAGTCAATTGCGAACTGCGCAAATACCAAGTGGAAGGCTACCAGTTCTTAAGCTCTCTCGCTCAAAATCAATGCGGCGCTTTATTAGCCGATGACATGGGCCTAGGTAAAACTGTGCAAACTTTGGCGAGTATGAGCCATTCTCAAGCGGCCAACCTCATTGTCTGTCCTTCCTCACTACTCGACAACTGGCAGAAAGAAGCTCAAAAATTCACTCCTCACCTCGAAACTCACATCATTCGTGGCAATCTCGATAAGCGCGGCGAAGTCTACGAAAACTTTGAGCAGAAAAAAGGCCTCTTCATCATTTCTTATTCACTCGTACGCAACGACCTCAATACACTAAAGAAATTAAAATTTGAACACATCGTACTCGACGAAGCTCAACAGATCAAAAATTCTGAATCACAAGTTTCTCGCGCAGTCCGTCAACTCAAATCCAAACGCCGCATTGCTCTCAGTGGTACGCCCATCGAAAACTCCGCGGACGACTTGTGGTCCATCATGGAATTCCTCAATCCGGGGCTCAATGGTTCCAAAGAAGATTTCCGCCTTCTCTGCCAAGGTGACTCCGCCTCACTCGTGATCAAGCGCCTCAAGCCCTTCATGTTGCGTCGTACGAAAAAAATGGCAGCTCCCGAGCTTCCACCAAAAACATTTATCCCCCTCGACATTCCTATGTCAGAAGTCCAAATCGATCTTTACCAACGCGAAATGCGCCAAGCTCGTCAGTCGCTCAAAGCGGGCAATGCGATGAATGTCCTGGCTTCGTTGACGCGTTTGCGCCAACTGTCTTGTCACTCCGCTTTTGGTTGCCCAGAAGAATATCGCCCTGATCCGGATCTCCCCTTAGCTCAACGCTCTCCCAAAGCAGCTGCTTTCATTGAGAAAGCTAAAGACCTCATGGCCGAAGGGCATAGCTGCCTCTTCTTCTCTCAGTTCACGGGAATCCTCAAAGAAATTGAAAAAGAACTGCATAATGAACATATCAAAACTCACATGATCACAGGTGAAACACCGAGCCAAAAACGCTCCAAAATTGTCGATGAATTTAGTGAGAGTCCAGACGCGTCAGTCTTCCTCTTATCACTCAAAGCAGCCGGCACAGGCCTCAACCTTACTCGCGCTTCCTATGTCTTTATTTTCGACCCTTGGTGGAACCCCGCAGCCGAAAATCAGGCCATTGACCGAAGCCACCGTATTGGTCAGGATAACCCGGTCATTATCTATCGCATGATTAGTGCTGATTCCGTGGAAGAAAAAGTCGCGGCACTACAAGCTGAGAAACAGAAACTCTTTGATGAAATCATCGAGCAAGACGAGTTCAAAGCCTCAAGCAAGCTCCAAATGAGCGATCTCGCCAGCCTGCTCAACTAA
- a CDS encoding PTS sugar transporter subunit IIA yields the protein MDLTRLLPAGHCVLNLSTTCYKEAIRETMQPLVDSGIVTDAETFNNRVLKREAQITTAIGGGVAVPHARSRDVTRLGLAVGVLDEPIKFNEEGDEVSIIFLISIPSFAPVAHMPLLQHLASFVRYPKKVEKLLGSKTPAAAAKYLCSYKARAKK from the coding sequence ATGGATTTAACACGACTTTTACCCGCAGGTCACTGCGTTCTTAATCTCAGCACAACTTGCTACAAAGAGGCTATTCGCGAAACGATGCAGCCTCTAGTTGATAGTGGGATTGTGACTGATGCCGAAACATTCAATAACCGCGTTCTCAAACGCGAAGCTCAAATCACCACAGCTATTGGCGGTGGTGTGGCTGTTCCTCACGCTCGTTCGAGAGACGTGACGCGTTTGGGTCTAGCAGTGGGCGTTTTAGATGAGCCGATTAAATTTAACGAAGAAGGAGATGAGGTTTCAATTATTTTCTTGATTTCGATTCCCTCTTTTGCACCAGTAGCTCACATGCCTTTGCTTCAGCATTTGGCGAGTTTTGTACGCTACCCGAAAAAAGTTGAAAAACTTTTGGGAAGTAAAACTCCGGCAGCTGCCGCCAAATACCTCTGCTCGTATAAAGCACGCGCTAAGAAGTAG